GACCTCCCGCGCCCGGGCAGCGCCGCGGCGGTTCGTGGATGCGGCGCGGCGCGCGGAACTAATCGAGCCGGTGCGGGCGGGCTGGGCTGCCCTGCGCTGACCGGCGGGTGTCGGCTGCCTCGGAGTCTGTCGGGTCAGCCTCGGCTGGTACCACCAGTGGACCGAGTTCACGAGCCCCAGCCCCTGGTGTCGGGCCGCGGCGTGCGGTATCGTCAACGTGCCGCGCGAGCCGTCCCTCCGGGCGGCGTCGTGGGCACCGCCGGCAGGGGCAGAGCCTTAGGCCGGGGGTAGGACGGTCTACCTATTCGGCCGCAGCACCCGCCAGCTCGTGCGCTCGGTGGTCAACATGCCGACGGAGAAGCAGAACGGCTTCGGCAAGGTCGTCGCGATGGACGGCGACATTCTCGTGGTCGGCGCCGGCGGTGAGGAGGTGTCGGGCCAAGAGGCGGCCGGGGTTGGGTACGACTATCGTGCCGAGGTCGGCTACCTCAAGATCGTCCAGAACGCCTACCTGACCCGCAAGGAGTTCATGGTCCCACCTCCCGTCCCCGCCCGCGCACGCCGGGCGTCCCGCCAAGTCGCCCGGGTGGGGCCGCCGGGGGCGGCTGAAGAGGCGGCGAGGATCATGAGAGGATCATGAATTGTCGATCGACCTGAGCTCGGTCGGGGGCTTGCCGGGGGGCTCCTTAGCCGACTAACCTCGCCCGTTCTTCGCTTCGACGGTTCTGACCGTCGCTGGTGTATTCTCTACAGGGCAAAACCCGATAACACCTTGCGTGGAGATGAAACATGACGCCGTCGGTTGACGCTGAAATCCTCGAGCGGTTGGGCCAGCTTGTGCGGGTCGTTGCCATACAGGTGGCCTCCGACAAGAGCATGACCGAGCGGGCGCGCCTCCTGAAGCTGGCTGGGCTCGACAACCAGACGATCGCCGAAGTGTTGAACACTTCACCAGCGGTGATTCGGACCCTAACGTCTAACTTGCATCTCCGTAAGCCGACCCGGCAGACGCGCCCGGGGGGTAGAGCGGGGAGGCGTCGGTAATGGCTGAGGTCGAAGCGGATAAGACGGATCGTGTCGAGCGTCTCCTAGCCTTGTTACTCCTGGGCGAGCTTCGCGGTGCCTCTCAGCGAGAAAAGATCGCCCAGCTGAGCCTCGCCGGCTTCTCGAACGTTGAGATCGCGAACCTTCTTCAGACGACTTCGGCTGTGGTAGCGCAATCGCTCTATGAGCATCGTCGAGATTCGACAGCGCGAAAGCCCCGGCCCAAGAAGCCCAGACGCCGAGCGTAGGCGACCGCCATGCCACGGGTGGCTGATTTTCGCAAGGCGGCCTTCAGCGCGAGCCGCGTCGATGGGTGCGGTAAGGATATTGGCAGTCGGGTGTATTGGAAGCTGTACGCCATCGAGAACGTCATCCGAGTGATCATCAACTCGGTGTTGACGACGCAAATCAACGCGAACTGGTGGACTACAGCCGTGGACCCTGACACCCAGCGACAAGTGCAACGATTCAGAGCGACCTACGCCCAACAGCCATGGCACGGTGTTCCGGGCAACCACGACATCTACTACACGAACCTCTCAGACCTGGGCGAGATCATGCGGGCGAACAGCAACCTGTTCCTGCCTATCATCCCAGATATAGATCAGTGGGTAGCCCGGATTGAGCAGCTGAGGCTGCCGCGAAACATTGTGGGCCATATGAACTGGCCAACGGCGACCGACAGAAACCGAATCGACGTCCTATACGCGGACGTGCAGGCGTTGGCCACGCACCTGGTCGGATCGGGGCGGCTGACCATGGTGATCCCGTAACTGACAGGAGGAGGGAGACTTTTGGCAGAGCGGGCTCAGGGGAACTCGGACGATGTAAAGCGGTTGCTCATTCTGCTGCTGTTGAAGCTGGGCGCGACCTCCGACGAGATCGGAACCGCCTTGGGCGTGGACCCCAGCGCGGTGCGCCGACTGGTGCCAGGGCGAAGGATCAAAAGGATTCGGTTTGTTGAATCCGACTAGCGTGCCGGCCACAGCAGCCGGGTGGCGACGCGGATCCCCCGGGCGGCGAGCGCCAGGCAGAGCGCGTCGATCAGTGCCTTCAACACCCTGGTACGCGAGGCTGGCCTCCCCGCGATCGGCACCCAGTAGCCATCGTCATCCCGACCGCCGACGGTTGGTGTGCCACTTCGAGCGCCGGCTTTGCCGGCGCAACCTGTCCGGGGGGAGGAACTAGCGAAACCGGGGAATGACCTTCTCGGCGAAGCGGCGCATGGATCCGCGCACCGCCTCGTCGGCCAGGCCGCCGAAGTTCATCCAGCAGATCGCGTAGGTGAGCCCGAGGGCCTCGCGCAGCTGGATGAGGCGGTCCGTCACCCGCTCGGCGTCGCCGAAGAGGACGACGTCGTTGGCCAGGAAGTCGTAGGTCACCGTCTCGAGGTTCGCCTTGGCCCGCGCGTAGAACCGGTACGCCTCGGGGACCCGCGCCGGGTCCTTCGACTCGGCGATGACGCGGGCGAGTGTCTGAAAGTACCAGAGGATGGAGCGCTCGGTGTCGCGCCGGGTCGACCCCGCGTCGTCCCCCACGTGGGTGAAGTAGAGGGCGGGGACCTCGAGCTCGGATGGCGAATGGCCGCTCTCGACCCAGACCCGCGCGTACGTCTCGTAGGCGCCCTTCATGAGGTGCACCGGCGTGATGGAGGGTGCGGAGAGAAACCTCTCGCCGCGCCGGGCGACCCGCTCGAAGGTCTCCGGGCTCACGCAGGCGATGCGAATCGGGGGGTGCGGCCGCTGGACCGGCTTGGGCAGGACGGGCACGTCGCGCACGCGGAAGTACTTGCCGTCGAAGTTCACCCGCTCCTGCGTCCAGGCCTGCTTGATGATGGCGAGCGTCTCGTCGAAGCGCTCGCGGCTCTCGTCCATCGCGAGGTCGAAGCCGGCGTATTCGGCCGGCTGATAGCCGCGCCCGACGCCGAAGTCGAGCCGTCCCTCCGAGAGGACATCGACCATCGCCCACTCCTCGGCCGTCCGTAGCGGGTGGTTGAAGGGAAGGATGGCCACGGCGGTGCCGAGCTGGACCCGGCGGGTCCGCTGGGCCAGCGCGCCGGCCAGGACGGCCATGGACGGGCAGATGCCGTACTCGGAGAAGTGGTGCTCGGCGAGCCAGACGGCGTCGAAGCCGAGCTCCTCGGCGTAGGCGGCCTGGCCGAGGGCATCGGCGTACACGCGCTCCTGGGTCTTCCAGGGGGGCTGCTCGAGGAGGAAGAAGAGGCCGAACTTCATGGCGGGCGCCTCCGAGACCTTCGAATCCGGCACCGTATCCTACCATGCTTGATATCCTCCACCTTGACGATCTGCCGCAGCGCCGAGGCCGAGGACTCCGACCCCGCGGCGTCGGGCGGTGGGGCCGCCTCGGCGGGATCCGGATCCGGCTTCTTTCGCTTGCGCTTCATCGTGTACTCTTCAGGTGCTCGGCGATCGAGCCGGCCATTCTATTATGACCCGCGGACGGCTGACCCGCGCCTGGCGCGGCCGGCGGGGTGAAGGAGTCGCTCATGGACTTGGGCCTTCCTGGCCTCCGACCAGGCGGCCTACATCACCGGCGTGGCCATCAACTTCGACGGCGGGCTGGCGCCAGTGGTCTGACGCGGCTCCACCGCTTGACGCCATGTCGGGGGGAGCATAGAGTCTCGCCCGGGCCTCCGGTCCCGCCCAGGGGCGTGTCGGGGTAATCCGGTGCCTGCGACCGACCGTGCGCTCATCGAGGAGCGCTCCGGGCGCGGGCTGTGCCCGCGCAACCCTCCTGGGGGAGGTTTGGAAGGGGGCCGTCGAGGCCCCCTCCCATAAACAGCCGATGACCCGCTATCTGATCCGGCGGTTCCTCTGGGCCGTGGTGGTCCTCTTCGGGATCACGCTGGCGGCGTTCCTGGTCGTGCACCTGAGCGGCGATCCGGCCGCGCTCTACATGGGGCCCGAGGGCACTCAGCAGGACTACGAGATCCTGCGGGCGGCGCTGGGCTTCGACCGGCCCTGGCCCGAGCAATACGGCCTGTTCCTGGCTCGCGCCGTGCGGGGCGACTTCGGCCGGTCGCTCCGGCACCAGCAGCCGACGCTGCCGCTGGTCCTCCAGAAGCTCCCCGCCACGCTCCGGCTCGCCCTGGCCGCGATGGTGCTGGCCGTCCTGCTCGCCGTGCCGCTCGGGATCGTGTCGGCGATCCGGCGCAACTCGGCCCTCGATACCGGCGCGATGATGTTCGCGCTGTCGGGCCAGTGCCTGCCGACCTTCTGGCTCGGCATCCTGTTGATCCTCGTGTTCGCGGTCAACCTGCGGTGGGCTCCGGTCTACGGAGGGGACGGGCTCGGCGCCCTCGTCCTGCCCGCCGTCACCCTGGGCGTCTGGGCGATGGCTCGCACGGCGCGGATCACCCGGTCGAGCATGCTGGAGGTCCTCCATCAGGACTTCATGCGGACGGCGCGGGCCAAAGGGCTCGGCGAGGGCAGCGCGGTCCTCCGCCATGCCCTCCGAAACGGCGCCATCCCGATCGTGACGGCGCTGGGGCTCGAGCTGGGGAACCTCCTGGGGGGCGCCGTCATCACCGAGGCCGTGTTCGCCTATCCGGGCATCGGCCGGCTGGCCGTCGAGGCCGTGGTGAACAAGGACGTCCCGCTGATCCAGGCGCTCGTCTTCACGGTGGCCGCCGCGCTGGTCCTCCTGAACATCGCCATCGATCTCCTGTACATGGTGCTGGACCCCCGGGTCCGGCTGGCGTAGCGTCCGGCGAATGAGCCTTCCTCTCACCCTGCCCTCGCCCCCGATGGAGGAGCGAGTCAAGGCGCGCCCGGGGTGGATCGCGTCGTGGCGGCGCACGCGCATCTTCCTGGCCTCCACGGGCGCGCGCTTCGGCGCGGTGGTGGCGCTCCTGGTGGCCCTCTGTGCGCTCGCGCCCGGGCTCGTGGCACCGGCCGACCCGAACGAGCAGCAGCTCCTCGCCCGCTTCACGCCGCCCGCGAGCCGCACGGCTGAGGGGACGCTGGCCGTGCTCGGCACCGACCAGCTCGGTCGCGACGTCCTGAGCCGCGTCATCTTCAGCGCCAAGACGTCGGTCCTCATCGGCCTGGCGGCCGTGATGGTCGCCGGGACCCTCGGAACCACGCTCGGCCTCCTGGCCGGCTTCCGGGGCGGCCTGGCCGATCACCTGATCATGCGGCTCTGCGACATGCAGCTGGCCTTTCCCTTCATCTTGCTCGCCATCACCGTCATCGGGGTCCTCGGCCCGAGCATCCGGAACATCGTCCTGGTGGTCGGCCTCGCCAACTGGGTGTGCTACGCCCGGGTGGTCCGGGCCGAGACCCTGGCCATCCGCGAGCGGGCGTACGTGGACGCGGCCCGGTCGCTGGGGCTGCCGCCGGCCTGGATCGTGTGGCGACACGTCCTGCCCAACGTCAGCGCCTCGCTGATCGTGGTGGCCACCTTCGGCGTGGCCGGGGCCATCCTCACCGAGGCGGGCCTGAGCTTCCTGGGTCTCGGCGTGCCGCTTCACATCGCCTCGTGGGGCGGGATGCTGGCCGAGGGACGGCAGTTCGTGGACACGCGGTACTGGCTCGCGCTCTTTCCGGGGGCGGCGCTCTTCCTGACCGTCATGGCCATCAATCTCCTGGGGGATGCCCTGCGCGACGCCCTCGACCCCTACGTGCAGATCCGGAAGTCCGTCGATCAGCTATGAGCGAAGTGCCTCGTGACCCGACAAGGAGGAGTCCATGAAGCCGATGCGCATCGGATGGCGGTGGATCGGTGGCCTGAGCCTGGGCCTGAGCGTCCTGCTGGCGCTGTCGCTGCCGGGGCTGAGCCCCGCCCAGCCGAAGCCCGTGGTGGTGGTCCAGTCGGGCGAGGCCGCCACTCTCGACTGGCACATGCACTGCGACAAGAACGCCCACGAGCCGGACCGCCAGATCTTCGACACGCTCCTCCGGCGGAACCTCAAGACCCTCCAGCTCGAGGGGAACC
The sequence above is a segment of the Candidatus Methylomirabilota bacterium genome. Coding sequences within it:
- a CDS encoding ABC transporter permease — protein: MSLPLTLPSPPMEERVKARPGWIASWRRTRIFLASTGARFGAVVALLVALCALAPGLVAPADPNEQQLLARFTPPASRTAEGTLAVLGTDQLGRDVLSRVIFSAKTSVLIGLAAVMVAGTLGTTLGLLAGFRGGLADHLIMRLCDMQLAFPFILLAITVIGVLGPSIRNIVLVVGLANWVCYARVVRAETLAIRERAYVDAARSLGLPPAWIVWRHVLPNVSASLIVVATFGVAGAILTEAGLSFLGLGVPLHIASWGGMLAEGRQFVDTRYWLALFPGAALFLTVMAINLLGDALRDALDPYVQIRKSVDQL
- a CDS encoding LLM class flavin-dependent oxidoreductase — its product is MKFGLFFLLEQPPWKTQERVYADALGQAAYAEELGFDAVWLAEHHFSEYGICPSMAVLAGALAQRTRRVQLGTAVAILPFNHPLRTAEEWAMVDVLSEGRLDFGVGRGYQPAEYAGFDLAMDESRERFDETLAIIKQAWTQERVNFDGKYFRVRDVPVLPKPVQRPHPPIRIACVSPETFERVARRGERFLSAPSITPVHLMKGAYETYARVWVESGHSPSELEVPALYFTHVGDDAGSTRRDTERSILWYFQTLARVIAESKDPARVPEAYRFYARAKANLETVTYDFLANDVVLFGDAERVTDRLIQLREALGLTYAICWMNFGGLADEAVRGSMRRFAEKVIPRFR
- a CDS encoding ABC transporter permease, whose product is MTRYLIRRFLWAVVVLFGITLAAFLVVHLSGDPAALYMGPEGTQQDYEILRAALGFDRPWPEQYGLFLARAVRGDFGRSLRHQQPTLPLVLQKLPATLRLALAAMVLAVLLAVPLGIVSAIRRNSALDTGAMMFALSGQCLPTFWLGILLILVFAVNLRWAPVYGGDGLGALVLPAVTLGVWAMARTARITRSSMLEVLHQDFMRTARAKGLGEGSAVLRHALRNGAIPIVTALGLELGNLLGGAVITEAVFAYPGIGRLAVEAVVNKDVPLIQALVFTVAAALVLLNIAIDLLYMVLDPRVRLA